DNA from Ignisphaera sp.:
GATTCTATTTCCACTATCAAGTATAGATGACGTTAAAAAGGCTTTGAATAGTGTTCTGCCCACACTTATATCAAAGCTTTTTAACAAGGTTATTAGGGTTGTTATTAATGGGTACAAACTAGATTACATTCAGGTATAACTCTGCTTATGACCGCAGATTACTGTTTTTATAACTCATTAAAAAATTTAATCTTCTGCATAAACCAGGTTATAAGTGATATAAGATGGTTGACATATTATTTTTGAATGCTAACGAAATTGAGAAAATTATCGATATGAAGAGGGTTATAGAGTTAGTTGAGGTAGCGTTTAAGGAAAAGGGTTTGAAGAGAGTTCAGATGCCTCCCAAAACCTACCTGTTTTTCACAAAGTACGATGGAGATTTAAGAACGATGCCAGCTTATTTAGAGTCCCTAGATATAGCAGCCGTGAAGGTGGTTAATTCCCATCCGAAGAACCCTCAAAGATATGGACTGCCTACTGTAATGGCTGTGATAATATTGGTTGACCCATCTTCAGGGAAACCACTTTCTATAATGGATGGAACTGTTATAACTAGGTATAGGACAGGGGCAGCAGCTGCTGTAGCAACAAAGTATTTGTGGGGGGCGAAGGAGGCTCATGTAGGGCTTGTTGGAGCAGGTTCTGTGGCAGCATATTCTGTTGAGGCATTGAGACATGTGATTAAAATACGCTTTATAGCAATATATGATATTGATCATGAAAAGGCTACTAGGCTGGCGCAAAACATTCAGAATAGGTATGGTATAGAGTCAAGAGCAGTTGAATCTCCGTATGAAGTTGTAAAAGAAGCTGAAGTCATTGTAACTGCAACACCTTCTAGAAGCCCTATTATAAAGAACGAGTGGATAGGAGAGGACGTTCATATAAATGCTATGGGCGCTGACGCACCAGGCAAAGAAGAGTTAGACCCACTCATATTAAAGAGGGCTAAAATAGTCGTTGACGACTACGACCAAGCTATACACAGTGGAGAAATCAACGTACCTATATCATCAGGTCTTCTAAAACCAAGCGATATATATGCTGAACTCGGTGAAATAGTTGCTGGATTAAAGAAGGGCAGGGAATCAGATAAGGAGATAACAGTGTTCACTTCAACTGGGCTAGCCGTGCAAGACGCTATAACAGCTTGGTATATATACAATGAGGCCATCAGAAAAGGTGTTGGAACAAGCCTAAAACTTTTGTGAATGTATCAGATAAAGGAATTCCAATCATATATTTTCATGAGGGGTGGAGTATCATCATCTACCGAAAAACTTTTGAAGCGTTGTCTGTTTTGATATGAAGGTCTTTATTTGTGGATCATCAGTTGCAATACCATCCACACCATATCCAATCATCTTTAATGCTATAGCAACATCATTAATAGTCCATGTATATACCCTTAATTTTTTTGAGCGAATTTCCTTAACCACCCTTGGGGAAAGAGTATTAAACCTTGGTAGTATAGCAAATGCCTTGATTTTCAAGGCAAATTCTATTGGCATTAAATGAGAATACGTTAATAGGCCGACTTCAAGCTTTTCATCTAGGTTCTTTAGTTTTGCTAAAACACCATAATTAAATGATATTAGTAGGCAGTTTTCATAAACGTTGTACTGTTTTATTAAAGATGCGACAACAGTTTCTATCCCTTCATCCTTTAGCTCAATGAACATTGGGATCTTATTGCTAAACTCTTGTAAAACCTCCTCAAAGGTGGGTATGGTTTCCTCTCCAAAAATCTTGATGTTTTTCAGCTCATCTATTCGTAGCTCAGAAATCTTCTTAGGCATGCCAGCAACTCTCTTCAAATCCTCGTCATGTATAACCACAGGTACTCCATCAAGAGTTCTGCGAAGATCAAATTCAATAGCATCTGCATTCATCTCCATGGCTTTTCTAAAAGATTTTATTGTATTCTCTGGCGTGTGTGCAGAGGCCCCTCTATGAGCAATGATTAAAAATCTTTCCCTCCAGCTCATGTTCTTTACCCCTTTGTAATACTCCTTGAGACTATTTCCTGGTAGAGGTAATATAGTTCTGATTTTGATGGATCTGCGTTTGCCAAAATCAAATCGTTATACATTTTTCTGGCTAGGGTTTCAACATCTATTCCAGGCTCAATACATATCTGAGCATCTTTATGATGACGCATAATTGTTATAAGAGTTAATGAAAATGCTGCTAGGTCGTCACTATTTATCTTCGATCCTTCAATTTTTCTCTTCATCAAATCTATGAGCTGTGTAAAATACGGATCTTCTCCAAGTTCTTTCACAGTCTCTAAATCTTTTAAAATAATTTTTGTGACGACTCCGGCGAAGGCGTTTAGTGGTGGAAGCATATCATCACTATTTATACATGGAATCTTAACCCGCTTTTGCTCAACAGTTGTTTGATGCGAGGCAACGGAGATTAATGAAAGAACCTCTTTAAGTATATTCATCAATTTAATAATATCGGCAACTTTCTGATATTCTATTAAGCATCTTCTTGAAATAGACTGCACATCAAAACCAAATTTGGATGGTGCTAATCCCACAAGTCTCTCTAGAAAAGCTATCTCACTTTTTTCGGCTTTAAGTAGAAACTGTGCCAGCCTTCTTTGTAATGAGATTGCATCACTATAGCTAATACCATGTATTCTAGCAATATTGATACTATGCAAAGCTATGGCTATCGCTAGAGCTGCATATGGTTTGGTAAGGAAATCGACCTTGCTTATCATTTCACCGCTTAGAACTCCCTGAACCCTATAACACTTATGTAGCTTTAGTATTGTGTCAATAACATCATTGTATCTGGTTAGACTCATTATATATCACTGGGCTGTCAATAGACCAGCAAATACATTGTATCCAAAGAAGAGAGTAAAAAATTTATGGTAACGCTGGTGCTTGTAGTCGAGAACCATACTTAAAACTGTCACTACT
Protein-coding regions in this window:
- the ala gene encoding alanine dehydrogenase, which codes for MVDILFLNANEIEKIIDMKRVIELVEVAFKEKGLKRVQMPPKTYLFFTKYDGDLRTMPAYLESLDIAAVKVVNSHPKNPQRYGLPTVMAVIILVDPSSGKPLSIMDGTVITRYRTGAAAAVATKYLWGAKEAHVGLVGAGSVAAYSVEALRHVIKIRFIAIYDIDHEKATRLAQNIQNRYGIESRAVESPYEVVKEAEVIVTATPSRSPIIKNEWIGEDVHINAMGADAPGKEELDPLILKRAKIVVDDYDQAIHSGEINVPISSGLLKPSDIYAELGEIVAGLKKGRESDKEITVFTSTGLAVQDAITAWYIYNEAIRKGVGTSLKLL
- a CDS encoding glycerophosphodiester phosphodiesterase — encoded protein: MSWRERFLIIAHRGASAHTPENTIKSFRKAMEMNADAIEFDLRRTLDGVPVVIHDEDLKRVAGMPKKISELRIDELKNIKIFGEETIPTFEEVLQEFSNKIPMFIELKDEGIETVVASLIKQYNVYENCLLISFNYGVLAKLKNLDEKLEVGLLTYSHLMPIEFALKIKAFAILPRFNTLSPRVVKEIRSKKLRVYTWTINDVAIALKMIGYGVDGIATDDPQIKTFISKQTTLQKFFGR